A single genomic interval of Pyrus communis chromosome 7, drPyrComm1.1, whole genome shotgun sequence harbors:
- the LOC137740589 gene encoding uncharacterized protein — MANLAKLEFAALDITGKNYLTWVLDTKIHLEAGNLDPLALWNALRNRYNHQTTVILPRARYEWTHLRIQDFKSVAEYNSALFRITSQMKLCGDIITEDHMLEKTLSTFHASNVLLQQQYRARGYTEYNQLISVLLVAEQNDELLMKNHHSRPTGSAPFPERAWIKIVVILRT; from the exons atggcgaacttggcgAAGCTTGAATTTGCTGCCCTGGATATTACCGGGAAGAATTATCTGACCTGGGTattggataccaagatccatttggaagcagggaatcttg atccgttagctctctggaatgccttgagaaacagatacaatcaccagacaacggtgattcttccaagggccCGCTATGAGTGGACTCATCTGAGGATTCAAGACTTCAAGTCAGTGGCAGAATACAATTCTGCattgttcagaattacctctcagATGAAGCTCTGTGGGGATATTATTACTGAAGAtcatatgctggaaaagactctcagcacatttcatgcctccaacgtgctcctgcagcagcagtatagagcgcgaggctacactgagtacaaccagctgatatctgtGCTCTTAGTAGCTGAACAGAATGatgagctcctgatgaaaaaccatcattcccgacctactggatctgcaccattcccagaa agagcatggataaaaattgtggttattctcagaacatga